The proteins below are encoded in one region of Alistipes communis:
- a CDS encoding tail fiber protein has translation MKQIQGRFLLQSNKDFPADCEMLDYMQTNAHVVSIIGNLAGDKAILLGCALTGGGTQRNEGYVFLRTKEHPEGEVLYWEGGSISGGMYLKQAAIPVQAQGYEYPQAYVERSLAPGVGEENYKWEDFHEAQSLPELEAQIVALQTALAKIQRTPLGMVEIWAGSRIPDGYALCEGQQLKQSEYPELYKAIGSTYNNAYDCNGRKLSTTSGYFRLPDLRGRFVVGYNVSDADYGSYGKVGGEKKHTLTVDEMPSHAHGENLWTGGNGSWRSGGNNSYPEAVSWHDRTTPFGTTDRTGGGSSHENRPPYYTLAYVMRTK, from the coding sequence ATGAAACAGATACAGGGCAGGTTCCTCCTGCAATCGAACAAAGACTTTCCGGCCGACTGCGAGATGCTCGACTATATGCAGACCAACGCGCACGTGGTGTCGATCATCGGCAACCTGGCGGGCGACAAGGCGATCCTGCTGGGATGCGCACTCACGGGCGGCGGCACGCAGCGGAACGAGGGCTACGTGTTCCTGCGCACGAAGGAACACCCCGAGGGGGAGGTGCTCTACTGGGAGGGCGGCTCCATTTCGGGCGGTATGTACCTCAAACAAGCCGCGATCCCGGTACAGGCCCAGGGGTACGAATATCCGCAAGCCTACGTCGAGCGGTCGCTGGCTCCGGGCGTCGGCGAGGAGAACTACAAATGGGAGGACTTCCACGAGGCGCAGTCGCTGCCCGAACTCGAAGCGCAGATCGTGGCGTTGCAGACCGCCCTGGCCAAGATTCAGCGCACGCCGCTGGGCATGGTCGAAATCTGGGCAGGATCCCGCATCCCCGACGGCTACGCCCTTTGCGAAGGGCAGCAGCTCAAGCAGTCGGAGTACCCCGAACTCTACAAGGCCATCGGCAGCACCTACAACAATGCCTACGACTGCAACGGCCGGAAGCTCTCGACCACGAGCGGTTATTTCCGCCTGCCCGACCTGCGCGGCCGCTTCGTGGTGGGCTACAACGTCAGCGATGCCGACTACGGCAGCTACGGCAAGGTGGGCGGCGAGAAGAAACACACGCTCACCGTCGATGAGATGCCCTCGCACGCACACGGGGAGAATCTTTGGACCGGAGGTAACGGCAGCTGGCGCAGCGGCGGCAACAACTCCTATCCCGAGGCCGTGTCGTGGCATGACCGCACGACGCCCTTCGGAACGACGGACCGCACGGGCGGCGGCAGCTCGCACGAGAACCGACCGCCCTATTACACGCTGGCCTATGTCATGCGGACGAAGTAA
- a CDS encoding prolipoprotein diacylglyceryl transferase: MAIRVRAQLRKWFGRGMYPTAEQFSDLFDSFFHKTEDKIPMSGVEGLTDQLNGKYNTAEGRELEKKVQKVTDDLSVHVASSEKAFNEVQNDIEALDGRLDDEIERAKGEEAAIRRELAAGDAATLSSAKSYTDTSVAAEAGKREQGDATTLQAAKTYTDTSVAAEAEERTQGDATTLSSAKTYTDTSVADEAQKRGQGDAATLQSANSHADAAVASEKSARESGDRTTLESAKAYVDKAIAELVDGSPAALDTLKELSAALGNDPNFATTVATQIGQKVDKVAGKGLSTEDYTSEEKAKLAGVAAGANNYQHPATHPATMIEQDASHRFVTDTEKTTWNGKASTAVVTQSANGLMSAADKKKLDGVAAGANNYQHPATHPASVIVQDSTHRFVTDTEKTTWNGKASTAVATQSANGLMSAADKKKLDDLTGGELVIQCSIPGMN; this comes from the coding sequence ATGGCAATCAGAGTACGTGCGCAGCTGCGCAAATGGTTCGGCCGGGGAATGTACCCAACGGCCGAGCAGTTCTCGGACCTCTTCGACAGCTTCTTCCATAAGACCGAGGACAAAATCCCGATGAGCGGGGTCGAGGGGCTTACCGACCAGCTCAACGGGAAATACAATACGGCCGAAGGGCGGGAGCTGGAGAAGAAAGTGCAGAAAGTAACCGACGACCTCTCCGTCCATGTAGCCTCCTCCGAGAAGGCGTTCAATGAGGTCCAAAATGACATCGAGGCGCTCGACGGCAGACTCGACGACGAGATCGAACGTGCCAAAGGTGAAGAGGCCGCGATCCGCAGGGAACTGGCCGCGGGCGATGCCGCGACACTCTCCTCGGCCAAATCCTATACCGACACCTCCGTTGCTGCCGAAGCCGGTAAGCGCGAACAGGGCGATGCGACGACCCTCCAAGCCGCGAAAACCTATACCGACACATCTGTCGCAGCGGAAGCCGAGGAGCGGACACAAGGCGATGCCACGACCCTTTCTTCGGCCAAGACCTACACCGACACCTCCGTGGCGGACGAGGCCCAGAAGCGCGGGCAGGGCGATGCCGCGACGCTTCAGTCGGCCAACAGCCACGCCGATGCGGCCGTGGCTTCGGAGAAATCCGCCCGTGAGAGCGGGGACCGCACGACGCTCGAATCGGCAAAGGCATACGTGGATAAGGCCATCGCCGAACTGGTGGACGGCAGCCCTGCGGCACTCGATACGCTCAAGGAGCTGTCGGCCGCCCTGGGCAACGATCCGAATTTCGCTACGACCGTCGCCACGCAGATCGGCCAGAAGGTCGATAAGGTTGCGGGCAAGGGCCTTTCTACCGAAGACTACACCTCGGAGGAGAAGGCGAAACTCGCGGGTGTGGCCGCCGGAGCGAACAACTACCAGCACCCGGCCACACATCCGGCGACGATGATCGAACAGGATGCCTCGCACCGTTTCGTGACCGATACGGAGAAAACGACCTGGAACGGTAAGGCATCGACGGCCGTCGTCACCCAATCGGCCAACGGTCTGATGTCGGCGGCCGACAAGAAGAAACTCGACGGCGTGGCTGCCGGGGCGAACAACTACCAGCATCCGGCCACGCATCCCGCTTCGGTAATCGTACAGGATTCGACGCACCGCTTCGTGACCGACACGGAGAAAACGACCTGGAACGGTAAGGCATCGACGGCCGTCGCCACCCAATCGGCCAACGGGCTGATGTCGGCCGCAGACAAGAAGAAGCTCGACGACCTGACGGGCGGCGAGCTGGTCATCCAATGTTCAATCCCCGGAATGAATTGA
- a CDS encoding GNAT family N-acetyltransferase, whose amino-acid sequence MIVKVKHHCSDFNSYRAARVKSLFNAENGCDWERSAELPVEGLDWKIGLIVGPSGSGKTSIGSRIFGEPIYDLYAGWDATKPIVDCIAPDGDFNAVTGALSAVGLGDVPAWLRPFPVLSNGEKFRAGLARLVCERPKRAVVDEFTSVIDRQIAKVGAAAFAKTWRKGDGQVVLLSCHYDIIEWLQPDWVYDMQEARFYNRDCLQRRPQLKLQIYKVRGTVFPRLFKQHYYLDLPAPVAAEYFVGFINGEPVCHVAVSPLFTAGAYRATRLVVMPEWQGIGVGTKFLAAVCEYHRQGHGRCGKMLPVFFHTSHPQLCGALRHSRKWVQTAASLYGANKTKSISSMIKSAARKGQPGRPTSGYGGHFRAVQAFKYINNGC is encoded by the coding sequence ATGATTGTAAAAGTAAAACACCATTGCAGCGACTTCAACAGTTACCGAGCCGCACGAGTAAAAAGCCTTTTCAATGCTGAGAACGGCTGTGATTGGGAACGCTCGGCCGAGCTTCCCGTCGAGGGGCTGGACTGGAAAATCGGTCTTATTGTCGGCCCTTCCGGAAGCGGCAAGACAAGTATAGGCAGCCGCATTTTCGGTGAGCCCATCTATGACTTGTACGCTGGGTGGGATGCCACGAAGCCTATCGTCGATTGCATCGCCCCAGACGGAGATTTCAATGCCGTAACGGGTGCATTGTCAGCCGTCGGCCTGGGTGATGTCCCGGCATGGCTCCGGCCATTTCCCGTCTTGAGTAACGGTGAGAAGTTCCGCGCTGGCCTGGCCCGCCTGGTATGTGAACGGCCCAAACGGGCAGTCGTCGACGAGTTCACTTCGGTAATCGACCGACAAATCGCCAAGGTCGGAGCGGCCGCTTTCGCAAAGACATGGCGAAAAGGTGATGGGCAGGTTGTCCTGCTTTCCTGCCACTACGATATTATCGAATGGCTGCAGCCGGATTGGGTATATGATATGCAGGAGGCCCGGTTTTACAATCGGGACTGCCTTCAACGCCGCCCCCAGCTCAAACTTCAAATTTATAAAGTCCGGGGAACTGTGTTCCCCCGATTGTTTAAGCAGCATTATTATTTAGACCTGCCTGCCCCGGTGGCTGCCGAGTATTTCGTCGGATTCATCAACGGTGAGCCTGTCTGTCATGTAGCAGTCTCACCGTTATTCACCGCGGGAGCTTATAGGGCGACGCGGTTGGTCGTGATGCCCGAATGGCAAGGAATTGGAGTTGGCACAAAGTTCCTCGCCGCCGTTTGCGAATATCATCGTCAAGGACATGGCCGATGCGGCAAAATGCTGCCCGTATTCTTCCATACGTCGCACCCGCAGCTATGCGGGGCACTCCGTCATTCCCGGAAATGGGTACAGACGGCGGCAAGCCTGTATGGGGCGAATAAAACGAAGTCCATAAGCTCAATGATTAAATCGGCGGCAAGGAAAGGACAACCAGGCCGACCAACGTCTGGCTATGGCGGTCATTTCCGAGCCGTACAAGCGTTTAAATATATTAATAATGGTTGTTAA
- a CDS encoding formyltransferase family protein: protein MVVKILGNSDTTAYKEAERVVKSLGLAVWNENYFFVDVAIAPLLIEKVSNEELAEPNLGTLIFHPSPLPYGRGASSIRWAYRRQEPITAATWFWADSGLDTGDICEQEIVKIDYNLRPREFYEQEIIPAMQRTLKRCLNDLQKGIKRRVPQIEKYATFDKRI, encoded by the coding sequence ATGGTTGTTAAGATATTAGGAAACTCCGATACAACGGCCTATAAAGAGGCCGAACGAGTGGTTAAGTCGCTGGGGCTGGCAGTTTGGAATGAAAACTATTTTTTTGTGGATGTCGCTATCGCTCCGTTATTGATTGAAAAGGTGAGCAACGAAGAACTGGCAGAACCCAACCTGGGAACGCTGATATTCCATCCGTCACCGCTTCCGTATGGCAGAGGTGCATCCTCGATACGCTGGGCGTATAGACGTCAAGAACCTATTACGGCTGCGACATGGTTTTGGGCGGATAGTGGCCTTGATACGGGGGACATCTGCGAACAAGAGATCGTTAAGATCGACTACAACCTTCGACCGCGGGAGTTTTATGAACAGGAGATCATTCCGGCTATGCAAAGGACATTAAAACGCTGTTTAAACGATCTACAAAAAGGTATCAAACGGCGAGTTCCACAAATAGAGAAATACGCAACTTTCGATAAGCGAATTTAA
- a CDS encoding BACON domain-containing protein yields the protein MRKWFTWCLLTAVAFVGSGCSDDDDGGQVKLAFSKRTAVFGAGGGAVSINVDAAGAWSAAQPEAGWLEVEYDATSMRLHAEANPSPEVRQAEVVVTTGDYTATIDVAQEPAEPVTLDVKGPESYVFDSEGGEILLSVASNAAWTASVDQTWCVLSTDPERGLATLTVAEPNTGDKTLTATLTVEAGTEVNGAKQTFSLSQQMRGENPYFRIPGTFSITADHWMLRGVDQGAGTRGSCVIEEDLYNQYFNLSALTFDGQGEPMRMEALALNLPYNREECYVSIPLGQLLATFEEKDMMVYLVAINVKNSTFTTGSGAVTGVVSDDFRTITLHGLPEEYQTLGLISRKISDTSQVGMFGDIYYPSGEGIVLAREAASASPASLPVAFSSVQRGDVVRLRAHTTGRINRIEQFN from the coding sequence ATGAGAAAATGGTTTACATGGTGCTTACTGACGGCGGTAGCGTTCGTCGGTTCCGGTTGCTCGGACGACGATGACGGCGGGCAGGTGAAGCTGGCCTTCTCGAAACGGACGGCGGTATTCGGTGCGGGAGGCGGAGCGGTCTCGATCAACGTCGATGCGGCCGGCGCTTGGAGTGCGGCGCAGCCCGAAGCCGGCTGGCTCGAAGTCGAATACGACGCGACGTCGATGCGGCTTCATGCCGAGGCGAATCCGTCGCCCGAGGTACGGCAGGCCGAAGTAGTCGTTACCACCGGAGACTATACCGCGACGATCGACGTCGCGCAGGAACCCGCCGAGCCCGTGACGCTCGACGTGAAGGGGCCCGAAAGCTATGTCTTCGATTCGGAAGGGGGCGAAATCCTGCTTTCGGTCGCGTCCAACGCTGCGTGGACGGCTTCTGTCGATCAGACGTGGTGCGTGCTCTCGACCGACCCGGAGAGAGGACTGGCGACTTTGACCGTCGCCGAACCCAATACCGGAGACAAGACGCTGACGGCGACGCTCACCGTCGAGGCGGGTACGGAGGTCAACGGTGCGAAACAGACCTTTTCGCTCTCGCAGCAGATGCGCGGCGAGAATCCCTATTTCCGCATTCCGGGCACCTTTTCGATCACGGCCGACCACTGGATGCTGCGCGGCGTCGATCAGGGAGCCGGCACCCGGGGATCGTGCGTGATCGAAGAGGATCTCTACAACCAGTATTTCAACCTCTCGGCGCTGACGTTCGACGGTCAGGGCGAACCGATGCGGATGGAGGCGCTGGCGCTGAATCTGCCCTACAACCGCGAGGAGTGTTACGTGTCGATTCCGCTCGGGCAGTTGCTGGCCACGTTCGAGGAGAAGGACATGATGGTCTATCTGGTGGCCATCAACGTGAAGAACTCCACCTTCACCACCGGTTCGGGCGCCGTGACGGGCGTCGTGTCCGACGATTTCCGCACGATCACGCTCCACGGGCTGCCCGAAGAGTATCAGACGCTGGGTCTTATTTCGCGGAAAATATCCGATACGTCGCAGGTCGGCATGTTCGGCGATATCTACTATCCGAGCGGTGAAGGGATCGTGCTCGCGCGCGAGGCGGCATCCGCGTCGCCGGCATCGCTTCCGGTGGCGTTCAGTTCCGTGCAGCGGGGCGACGTCGTGCGGCTGCGCGCCCACACGACCGGCCGGATCAACCGGATCGAGCAGTTCAATTGA
- a CDS encoding BACON domain-containing protein, whose amino-acid sequence MKRLYHVISGLAGGVLLLAGCEGDTIVLDADPVAPEATTLSVTSDNPLYSAQEGRGTLRFKTPGGEVVFSVETNAETWSYTNDNEAWLAVEQNEYDGTLTLRVQRNEEASEPAAEVVVTAGEGSGARTWTVEVVQNAAGTPEIVATPNRVLIPACGSLLSASTEIACNYEDWEFTQSCDWMLVERRQDKLVFTADENTSSESRQVEVKLTAGYGDRSISETVVVEQDGRAFVRALPEALSFDYRGGTKTIAVSSNFEWNHAADAKWFAVTRENDVLTVTVDPYDGEQGRTENISLTTGVGENTASLEVAITQMGVNDKYLRWKFEIPSDNATATAMIAGEVDAEINWGDGTVETVTTANPTHVYATAGSYDVEVSGKVTALKSAGEKSYVVEVLQWGQTGLTSMEDAFNGCMNLKSIPSDTAHSFDGVTTFNEAFYDCQTLGAIPAGLFDNATRATDFTSTFHFCHSIPEIPEKLFYYNTEATSFSQTFYYVGSQVNKEAEGLLTEIPAGLFETNTKAQTFLSVFGHTAIRSVPATLFQNCPNVTVMTSLFDSCKALEIVPADLFGGCPAVTSFSQVFRMCTALKSIPELIFFNNTLVTTFKGAFSGAGIETIPAGLFARQVGVTSCSAVFQDCPIGSIPRGLFSTMTKCTDFSQAFKGCTKLTSIPSDLLASCPDVSNVASIFSECASIASIPSGLFGHTTSIKNGNNLFEGCSSLRTLPDDLFATFSATGNFTFTSTFEGCTSLQSLPSGLFATVAATGFANTFTDCTGLTSLPDDLFAGQTKIKTFSNTFNGCTGLESLPEGLFAECAAMTSVSSAFIDCTGLKSLPAGLFAKNAELATITSVFSGCTGLTSIPAGLFDNNKKIKTAKTAFKNCSALTGESPFTQIDGRKIHLYERTAALGFTAVTNTNATDCFAGCTGLSDYDAMPTAWK is encoded by the coding sequence ATGAAACGATTATATCATGTTATAAGTGGTTTGGCGGGCGGCGTTCTGCTGCTGGCGGGATGCGAGGGCGATACGATCGTGCTCGACGCCGATCCCGTCGCACCGGAGGCTACGACGCTCAGCGTGACGTCGGACAACCCGCTCTATTCGGCACAGGAGGGGAGGGGAACGTTGCGCTTCAAGACGCCCGGCGGCGAGGTCGTATTCTCCGTCGAGACCAATGCCGAGACATGGAGCTACACCAACGACAACGAGGCGTGGCTCGCAGTGGAGCAGAACGAATACGACGGTACGCTGACGCTCCGCGTCCAGCGGAACGAGGAGGCGTCGGAACCCGCCGCCGAGGTGGTCGTGACGGCGGGCGAAGGGTCCGGCGCGCGGACGTGGACGGTGGAGGTCGTGCAGAACGCGGCCGGAACGCCCGAAATCGTGGCGACGCCCAATCGGGTGCTGATTCCGGCCTGCGGATCGCTGCTGAGCGCTTCGACCGAAATCGCCTGCAACTATGAGGATTGGGAGTTCACCCAGTCGTGCGACTGGATGTTGGTCGAGCGCCGGCAGGACAAGCTGGTCTTTACGGCCGACGAGAATACTTCGTCGGAATCGCGGCAGGTCGAAGTGAAATTGACGGCGGGCTACGGCGATCGGAGCATCAGCGAGACGGTCGTCGTCGAGCAGGACGGCAGGGCCTTCGTCAGGGCGCTGCCGGAGGCTCTGTCGTTCGACTATCGGGGCGGCACGAAGACGATCGCCGTATCTTCGAACTTCGAGTGGAACCATGCGGCCGATGCGAAGTGGTTCGCCGTCACGCGCGAGAACGACGTCTTGACCGTCACGGTCGACCCCTACGACGGCGAACAGGGGCGGACGGAGAACATCAGCCTGACGACCGGCGTCGGCGAGAATACGGCGTCGCTGGAAGTGGCGATCACCCAGATGGGCGTCAACGACAAATATCTGCGCTGGAAGTTCGAGATTCCTTCCGACAATGCGACGGCCACGGCGATGATCGCCGGCGAGGTCGATGCCGAGATCAACTGGGGCGACGGTACGGTCGAGACCGTCACGACGGCGAATCCGACGCACGTCTACGCTACGGCCGGCAGTTACGACGTGGAGGTGAGCGGCAAGGTGACGGCATTGAAATCGGCCGGCGAGAAGAGCTATGTGGTAGAGGTGCTTCAATGGGGACAGACGGGGCTCACGTCGATGGAAGATGCCTTCAACGGTTGCATGAACCTGAAAAGCATTCCCTCCGATACGGCCCATTCGTTCGACGGGGTGACGACTTTCAACGAAGCGTTCTACGATTGCCAGACGCTCGGCGCCATTCCTGCGGGGCTGTTCGACAACGCTACCCGGGCGACCGACTTCACCTCGACGTTCCATTTCTGCCACAGCATACCGGAGATTCCCGAAAAACTCTTCTACTACAATACCGAAGCGACTTCGTTCAGCCAGACCTTCTATTATGTGGGTTCGCAGGTGAACAAGGAGGCGGAAGGGCTGCTGACCGAGATTCCGGCAGGGTTGTTCGAGACGAACACCAAGGCGCAGACGTTCCTCTCGGTATTCGGCCATACGGCCATCCGGTCGGTTCCGGCCACGCTGTTCCAGAATTGCCCGAACGTGACGGTCATGACCTCGCTGTTCGACAGTTGCAAGGCGTTGGAGATCGTTCCGGCCGACCTGTTCGGCGGGTGCCCGGCGGTGACGAGTTTCTCGCAGGTATTCCGCATGTGCACGGCGCTCAAATCGATACCCGAACTGATTTTCTTCAACAATACGCTGGTGACGACCTTCAAGGGGGCGTTCAGCGGTGCGGGGATCGAGACGATTCCGGCCGGTCTCTTCGCGCGGCAAGTCGGTGTGACCAGCTGTTCGGCCGTTTTCCAGGACTGCCCGATCGGCTCGATTCCGCGCGGACTCTTCTCGACGATGACCAAGTGTACCGATTTCTCGCAGGCTTTCAAGGGGTGCACGAAACTGACATCCATACCCTCCGATCTGCTGGCTTCCTGTCCCGACGTCTCCAACGTCGCGTCGATTTTCTCCGAGTGCGCGTCGATCGCCTCGATCCCGAGCGGACTGTTCGGCCACACGACGAGCATCAAGAACGGCAACAACCTCTTCGAGGGCTGCTCCTCGCTGCGGACGCTGCCCGACGACCTGTTCGCCACCTTCTCGGCCACGGGAAACTTCACCTTCACGAGTACGTTCGAAGGGTGTACGTCGTTGCAGTCGCTGCCTTCGGGGTTGTTCGCGACCGTCGCGGCGACCGGATTCGCCAACACCTTCACCGATTGTACGGGATTGACGTCGCTGCCTGACGACCTGTTCGCCGGACAGACCAAGATCAAGACCTTCTCGAACACCTTCAACGGTTGTACGGGACTCGAATCGCTGCCCGAAGGGCTCTTCGCGGAGTGTGCGGCCATGACTTCCGTGTCGTCGGCCTTCATCGACTGTACGGGACTGAAATCGCTGCCCGCGGGGCTCTTTGCGAAGAATGCCGAACTGGCGACGATCACGTCGGTCTTCTCGGGTTGTACGGGGCTTACGTCGATTCCGGCCGGACTGTTCGACAACAACAAGAAGATCAAGACCGCGAAGACCGCCTTCAAGAATTGTTCGGCGCTGACGGGCGAGTCGCCCTTCACGCAGATCGACGGCCGGAAGATACACCTTTACGAACGTACCGCGGCACTCGGCTTCACGGCCGTTACGAACACCAACGCCACCGATTGTTTCGCGGGCTGCACGGGCCTGAGCGATTACGATGCGATGCCGACGGCGTGGAAATAA
- a CDS encoding BACON domain-containing protein translates to MKKFIIKLLFSPRQRSSELGSALGLTKRSNIVRPFPTAAQPAQARRRPVGLAKTWIYAASFAAGMLLAGCDTDDEYRAAEPELYLTASTRIFALSADGGQRTVVIDTNCGEWKVTTDAAGWLSNRKEGNLLTITAGESLSTKAQTAVVTVSSIDDPSLTCEIRVMQYGTGATNLSALGTANCYMASTGASYVFDASIKGNGLGDGNSEYIDKHGLLLDEGVAAELLWEAVFDADKTRSRDVIDGEPVYRNGRIWFTTGREQGNAVIALRDFSGEIVWSWHIWVTDREVTLTAANGYEWMDRNLGALNNTPGDVANRGLFYQWGRKDPFLPSSAPYTTGNVTEANVENHQVGDGTAEWAYTGVRQQLLTEAPGNIENAVRHPTQFLKTYYQYSGSSWYVTPTNDALKEADLWGGNKMSSGYKTIFDPCPLGYMVPPDGAFATAAGDMSTGVNVDTQWGPFEGNGRAWIGGTGDFFPFVGILTINTPLTNCGHIGVYWTASADASNGYGYEVYVTSDWGRYRQGATAYGNSVRCVKEK, encoded by the coding sequence ATGAAAAAGTTCATTATCAAGCTCCTTTTCTCGCCACGGCAGCGTTCGAGCGAGCTCGGCTCGGCACTCGGCTTGACGAAAAGGTCGAATATCGTTCGTCCGTTTCCCACCGCGGCGCAGCCCGCACAAGCGCGGCGCAGGCCGGTCGGACTGGCGAAAACGTGGATATATGCCGCATCGTTTGCGGCCGGCATGTTGCTGGCGGGTTGCGACACGGACGATGAATACCGCGCCGCCGAGCCCGAGCTCTACCTGACGGCCTCGACGCGAATCTTCGCCCTGTCGGCCGACGGCGGGCAGCGAACCGTGGTGATCGACACCAACTGCGGCGAGTGGAAGGTTACGACCGACGCCGCAGGTTGGCTGTCGAACCGGAAGGAGGGGAACCTGCTGACGATAACGGCCGGAGAGTCGTTGTCGACGAAAGCGCAGACGGCCGTGGTGACGGTTTCCAGCATCGACGACCCGTCGCTGACGTGCGAAATCCGCGTGATGCAGTACGGAACCGGCGCCACGAACCTGTCGGCACTCGGTACGGCCAACTGCTACATGGCGTCGACGGGTGCGTCGTACGTCTTCGACGCCTCGATCAAGGGCAACGGCTTGGGCGACGGCAATTCGGAATACATCGACAAGCACGGCCTGCTGCTCGACGAAGGGGTGGCGGCCGAGCTGCTGTGGGAGGCGGTTTTCGATGCCGACAAGACGCGCAGCCGCGACGTGATCGACGGCGAACCGGTTTACCGCAACGGCCGTATCTGGTTCACGACGGGCCGTGAGCAGGGCAATGCGGTGATCGCGCTGCGCGATTTTTCGGGCGAGATCGTTTGGAGCTGGCATATCTGGGTGACGGACCGCGAGGTGACGCTGACGGCCGCCAACGGCTACGAGTGGATGGATCGCAACCTCGGCGCGCTGAACAATACGCCGGGCGACGTGGCCAACCGCGGTCTCTTCTATCAGTGGGGACGCAAGGATCCGTTCCTGCCTTCGTCGGCGCCCTATACGACAGGGAACGTGACGGAGGCCAATGTCGAGAATCACCAGGTGGGCGACGGCACGGCCGAGTGGGCCTATACGGGCGTCCGACAGCAGTTGTTGACGGAGGCTCCGGGCAATATCGAGAATGCCGTACGGCATCCGACGCAGTTCCTGAAAACCTATTACCAGTATTCGGGTTCGTCGTGGTACGTGACGCCGACCAACGATGCGTTGAAGGAGGCCGACCTGTGGGGCGGAAATAAGATGTCGTCGGGTTACAAGACTATTTTCGATCCCTGTCCGCTGGGGTACATGGTGCCGCCCGACGGGGCTTTTGCGACGGCTGCCGGCGACATGTCGACGGGGGTGAACGTCGATACTCAGTGGGGCCCGTTCGAGGGCAACGGCCGCGCGTGGATCGGCGGAACGGGCGATTTCTTCCCCTTCGTCGGGATTCTGACGATCAACACGCCGCTGACGAACTGCGGCCATATCGGCGTCTACTGGACGGCGTCGGCCGACGCTTCCAACGGCTACGGCTACGAGGTCTACGTGACGTCGGACTGGGGGCGCTACCGCCAGGGGGCGACGGCCTACGGCAACTCGGTGCGCTGTGTGAAGGAGAAGTAG
- a CDS encoding AraC family transcriptional regulator, translated as MEEILQQIPVTPQQDSERPNSASFRLLHLTSSSMEFTESDYLPHELNTGGFCICLRGKSRVTLNQHRCYIQKGDLCVFFPRMLMQLDDHSDDFEAYCIVPEIDVTREVQVPSATSLFLYIKDHPCISLDDTTFRRMLKYCRMFSEFERNGHPYRDQITLHMSMMLYYEIFHIYQHGKPLAMSAQTRQESMFREFLFLVSQHYVREREIGYYADQICVTPKYLSSVVRTVSGNSAAWWINQTVIMHAKNLLKTNHQLTIQQISDKLNFPNPSFFGQYFKRRVGMTPKEFRRKAY; from the coding sequence ATGGAAGAAATCCTCCAACAAATTCCAGTGACTCCTCAACAGGATTCCGAACGGCCGAACTCCGCTTCGTTCCGGCTGCTGCATCTCACGAGTTCCTCGATGGAATTCACCGAATCCGACTATCTGCCGCACGAGTTGAATACCGGAGGGTTCTGTATCTGCCTGCGAGGGAAAAGCCGCGTCACGCTCAACCAGCACCGCTGCTACATCCAGAAGGGCGACCTGTGCGTCTTCTTCCCCCGAATGCTCATGCAACTCGACGACCACAGCGACGATTTCGAGGCCTACTGCATCGTCCCCGAGATCGACGTCACACGCGAAGTGCAGGTCCCTTCGGCGACCTCGCTGTTCCTCTACATCAAAGACCATCCCTGTATCTCGCTCGACGATACGACTTTCCGGCGGATGCTCAAATACTGCCGCATGTTCAGTGAATTCGAACGGAACGGCCACCCCTACCGCGACCAGATCACCCTCCACATGTCGATGATGCTCTACTACGAAATCTTCCACATCTATCAACACGGCAAACCGCTGGCCATGAGCGCCCAAACGCGGCAGGAGAGCATGTTCCGCGAGTTTCTCTTTCTGGTCTCGCAGCACTACGTCCGCGAGCGCGAAATCGGGTACTACGCCGACCAGATCTGCGTGACGCCCAAATACCTCTCGTCGGTAGTACGGACCGTATCGGGCAACAGCGCGGCGTGGTGGATCAACCAAACGGTCATCATGCACGCGAAAAATCTGCTCAAAACCAATCACCAGCTCACCATTCAGCAGATCTCCGACAAACTCAATTTCCCCAATCCGTCGTTCTTCGGCCAGTATTTCAAACGCCGCGTGGGAATGACGCCCAAAGAGTTCCGCCGCAAAGCCTACTGA